The Synchiropus splendidus isolate RoL2022-P1 chromosome 1, RoL_Sspl_1.0, whole genome shotgun sequence genome includes a window with the following:
- the zc3h13 gene encoding zinc finger CCCH domain-containing protein 13 isoform X1, translating to MPYVSKNASGAWHCAWFECQPRGRLWYQSCRMSKIRRKVTVENSKTISDSSSSTTTSSSTANPAAPSRRPSVFERLGPSTGSNAADSHCRNWLKTGNCSYGNTCRYTHGAQPRGKGFNFSRSAERPTGDLRERMKNKRQDVEPENLKRDLDEPTSPTARQRDSSRSRHREKEDIKITKERTPGSDEEPTEWETNREDSDIGDYDYELSLEMKRQKIQRELMKLEQENLDKREDIVIKKEETGGKTRTTAPSKPSPEQPSCKDSPKKPTSPKHKGGAKGQGSSKKEKKVAISSPVAETTRASKGSHSKKKGPRTPSPPPPVPLDIPVVGKKHKGKHKNKEKTEEKLKEGKDRGRDTEKHKEKKEKRRDRSDSSHKAKRTLTTDECSESTSSPSRGLSPTLKKKSSSPKILRKNSAPASSPCRSPSPPAQQRQTSSSSHHRSPSSGSSTQQHSPSPVRRRSCSPVYHRSAPPTASNSSPLSPRRSRSPAASHDTSSPHRRSDKSSPVRRRSRDRERSRGDRERSPLERSRYERRDEIRGKREKDSVRDDRNYDSEQVSSRDSRDDRDHREARDRRERGRETTRESRDHRDNRDAKESRESRSTDNRSSQESLERRDRDREREKEREKDKEREKERDRERERLDAHRKEEPPQDERSYGRSQGREDGGRTERNGRGRGRATEASEKGSSRNSRGSQMDSGHDNWESRSSNTRERSADASDRGIDRDRYEGERRGEQARDSSYDRRGGHSDRERRDNRERDQRVSSPNRHQRRSEESERDGRRDERRLDRSDERRDERGRDRDRDREREREKEKDRDREREREKEREAERERIREREREREEREREREEREREREREEREREREEREREREREERERERERKEQREREQRERERQREWEERERERGRDERRERRDDTRDDRTLRDARDDRKTSRKRRRLESSPSPRASPRRGTRDLSPADSDGYNSTEEKSERPAGRGLAKLHPQPLLPSPVCLPSSDSGDKHRLLSQVVRPQEPLLRSPTGGTTSDDKSSHWKEEERRNTGDKRDVRSRHEEPEPRNERSRGSDRRGEPPPEASDFRSRGREPRDSSPATAQTSCDDRDIPGSQDEGKKKVKIQRKGLKKGRKEEENIGGKSVAAVADRFNPEPLIGSAPETPPLLSPRKVTKKKAVERKRKRSRGESDVSEEEASPHQMLNKRKRGPRTPPPALRTDHRSNTDPSPLSKMDTFSDWSDEEVTDRGLPEPTLSTDRGQTDPPRRGGALRTGRDRERCNAPSIAPLLSQDPPMLMQTLTPQPLMSQPLLRKPPPDQVRSSSMGSNQSRTSSRRPRSPSNESAHREELQGPRSRRGRLQATNSRDRERERERDRPGLSEPVGAERKSRIDQLRRGEPSRSTSSDRQDSRSHSSRRSSPDSERQGRSQSRAGSYDSRERERDREQYDRERDRKEHRPQQQQQQQQQQQQQQALLHPQPLQQQRDWESEPRDWPGRVREPLLMRPGREPLLRDRDIRDRERLLPDGLLHERERDGRGERGGDRERDRMMTEPLGDARPGGRGDMMRQDRGEYEPLLPREAFSPSESEKPSNSCHLALEQRELEKTDSIDGDDDGKDDDSHSMASVGEEYEPISDGELDEILADSQKKEDQQDDEKVTGPLDVIDVDWPSLMPKQKQEPRAAGAALLRFTPGAVLLRAGVSKRLAGPKLMERVKEVCKSEFDDPKDVDKMFEHDLGALNMAALNRRVERAGLLRNLGPCCKALCARRDFAIRRQLLRNEKGLTKQYPATPVVDTELLQMSMRLFRRTLTGQASAPERTDSSSDPAVEVAAAGGDSVLEAAPPEVCVS from the exons ATGCCTTATGTATCTAAAAATGCATCTGGAGCGTGGCACTGTGCTTGGTTTGAGTGCCAACCGAGAGGCAGGCTGTGGTACCAG TCTTGCAGAATGTCCAAGATTCGGCGGAAAGTAACAGTGGAGAATTCAAAAACCATATCTGACAGTAGCAGCAGCACcacaaccagcagcagcaccgccAACCCCGCAGCCCCTTCTCGTCGACCGAGTGTGTTTGAACGACTTGGGCCAAGTACTGGGAGTAATGCTGCAGAT agTCATTGCAGAAATTGGCTGAAGACCGGAAATTGCAGTTACGGAAATACTTGTCGCTACACCCATGGAGCTCAGCCGCGCGGCAAAGGATTCAACTTCAGTCG GTCAGCAGAGAGACCCACAGGTGATCTGCGGGAGAGGATGAAGAATAAAAGACAGGATGTTGAACCAGAAAACTTGAAGCGAGACTTGGACGAGCCCACTTCCCCCACAGCGAGA CAGAGAGATTCCTCCAGAAGTCGCCATAGAGAAAAGGAGGACATTAAAATTACGAAGGAGAGAACCCCAGGCAGTGACGAAGAGCCCACAGAGTGGGAGACAAatagagaag actcTGATATTGGTGACTACGATTACGAGTTGTCTCTTGAAATGAAGCGTCAGAAGATCCAACGTGAACTTATGAAACTAGAGCAGGAGAATCTGGACAAGCGGGAGGACATTGTCATCAAAAAAGAGGAAACAGGCGGCAAGACGAGAACAACTGCCCCCTCTAAA CCCTCCCCCGAGCAGCCGAGCTGCAAAGATTCACCCAAAAAGCCCACCTCCCCAAAACACAAAGGCGGAGCCAAAGGACAAGGTTCTAGTAAAAAAGAGAAGAAGGTGGCAATTTCATCCCCTGTTGCTGAAACTACCAG AGCTTCAAAAGGAAGCCACAGCAAGAAGAAGGGTCCCAGAACCcccagtcctcctcctccagtcccTCTTGACATCCCCGTAGTTGGAAAGAAACACAAGgggaagcacaaaaacaaagagaagacTGAAGAAAAACTGAAAGAGGGGAAAGATCGTGGACGAGATACTgagaaacacaaagagaaaaaGGAGAAACGCAG GGACCGATCAGACAGTTCCCACAAAGCCAAGCGCACACTGACAACAGATGAATGCTCAGAGAGCACATCATCCCCCTCGCGGGGCTTGTCTCCAACCCTGAAGAAGAAATCCAGCTCCCCTAAAATTCTGCGCAAGAATAGTGCGCCAGCCTCTTCCCCATGCAG GTCTCCATCACCACCTGCCCAACAGCGACAGacctcttcctcttcacacCACCGCTCCCCATCATCTGGCTCCTCGACTCAACAGCACTCGCCGTCCCCTGTCAGGCGCCGCTCCTGTTCTCCAGTCTATCATCGCAGTGCTCCACCCACTGCTTCCAACTCATCTCCACTGAGCCCTCGGCGTTCACGGTCACCAGCTGCCTCACATGACACTTCTTCACCACATCGCCGATCGGATAAGTCTAGTCCTGTCCGTCGACGCTCCAGGGATCGTGAGAGGAGTCGGGGAGATCGAGAAAGGAGTCCTCTAGAGCGCTCCAGATATGAACGGAGAGATG AAATCCGTGGGAAGCGTGAGAAGGACAGCGTGCGTGATGATCGCAACTATGACTCTGAGCAAGTTTCATCCCGAGACAGCCGCGACGACCGTGACCACAGGGAGGCACGTGACCGCAGGGAACGAGGAAGAGAAACAACTCGTGAATCACGTGACCATAGAGATAACAGGGACGCCAAGGAGTCCAGAGAGAGTAGGTCAACAGACAACCGCTCCAGCCAAGAATCATTAGAGCGTCGTGATCGTGACAGGGAGCGAGAaaaggagagggagaaggataaagaacgagagaaggagagagacagggaaaGAGAGAGGCTGGATGCTCACAGGAAGGAAGAGCCACCACAGGATGAAAGATCATATGGTAGAAGCCAAGGACGTGAAGATGGAGGACGAACTGAAAGGAATGGACGGGGAAGAGGCAGAGCCACTGAAGCATCAGAAAAAG gcTCCAGCAGAAATTCCAGAGGTTCCCAAATGGATAGTGGCCATGACAACTGGGAGTCACGGAGCAGTAACACACGTGAGCGAAGCGCAGATGCCTCAGATCGGGGCATAGACCGCGATCGCTATGAAGGAGAGCGTAGAGGTGAACAGGCTCGAGACTCTTCCTATGACAGAAGAGGCGGGCATAGTGATCGGGAGCGCAGAGATAATCGGGAAAGAG ATCAAAGAGTATCATCCCCAAATCGACACCAGAGGAGGTCGGAGGAGTCTGAGAGGGACGGGAGGCGAGATGAACGCAGGCTGGACAGGAGCGATGAGAGACGGGATGAAAGAGGCCGTGACCGAGACAGGGACAGAGAACGAGAACgggagaaagagaaagacagGGATAGGGAAAGAGAACGAGAGAAAGAAAGGGAGGCAGAGCGTGAGCGCATCAGAGAAAGAGAGCGGGAAAGGGAGGAGCGGGAGCGGGAGAGGGAGGAACGAGAGAGGGAAAGGGAGCGTGAAGAGAGGGAAAGGGAACGAgaggagagggaaagagagagggaaCGGGAGGAGAGGGAGCGGGAGCGAGAGCGTAAAGAACAAAGAGAGCGAGAGCAACGGGAAAGGGAGCGGCAGCGGGAatgggaagagagggagagagagcgcgGGAGGGATGAGCGTCGGGAGAGGCGAGATGATACTCGAGATGATCGAACATTGCGGGACGCACGAGATGATCGCAAAACCAG TCGTAAGAGGCGGCGTCTAGAGAGCAGCCCAAGTCCACGAGCGTCTCCAAGGCGAGGAACCCGGGACCTCAGTCCTGCAGACAGCGACGGCTACAACAGCACAGAAGAGAAAAGTGAGCGTCCAGCTGGCCGAGGGTTGGCCAAGCTCCACCCCCAACCCCTCCTCCCCAGCCCAGTGTGTCTGCCTTCATCTGACA GTGGAGACAAACATCGTCTTCTCAGTCAAGTGGTCCGTCCTCAGGAACCTCTGTTGCGTTCTCCGACTGGGGGGACAACCTCAGACGACAAGTCAAGTCACTGGAAAGAGGAAGAGCGCAGAAACACTGGAGACAAGAGAGATGTGCGCAGTCGACACGAAGAACCAGAGCCTCGGAATGAAAGGAGCCGAGGAAGTGACAGACGAGGAGAACCACCACCAGAGGCATCGGACTTTCGGAGTCGAGGCAGAGAGCCTCGGGACTCCAGTCCTGCCACTGCACAGACGAGCTGTGATGACAGAGACATTCCTGGATCCCAGGATGAGGGCAAAAAGAAAGTGAAGATTCAGAGGAAGGGCTTAAAGAAGGGAcgcaaagaggaggagaacattgGAGGCAAAAGTGTTGCTGCCGTTGCAGATCGCTTCAATCCAGAGCCGCTCATTGGTTCTGCTCCAGAAACTCCTCCGCTGCTCTCTCCCAGGAAGGTAACCAAAAAGAAGGCTGTTGAGCGAAAGAGGAAACGGTCCAGAGGTGAGTCGGATGTCTCTGAGGAAGAGGCTTCACCCCATCAGATGCTCAACAAGCGGAAAAGAGGTCCTCGCACGCCACCGCCCGCATTGAGGACAGATCACCGCAGTAACACAGACCCCTCCCCTCTGTCAAAAATGGACACCTTCAGTGATTGGTCAGATGAAGAAGTCACTGATCGTGGACTACCTGAGCCAACACTTTCAACAGATCGAGGTCAAACTGATCCTCCGAGGAGAGGTGGGGCGCTGAGGAcggggagagacagagagagatgtaACGCCCCGTCAATTGCCCCTCTACTGTCTCAGGACCCTCCCATGTTGATGCAGACTCTAACTCCGCAGCCATTGATGTCACAGCCACTCCTGCGCAAACCACCTCCTGACCAGGTACGCAGCAGTAGTATGGGAAGCAACCAGAGCCGCACCTCCTCCAGACGCCCTCGTTCACCGTCCAATGAGTCTGCTCACCGAGAGGAACTACAGGGTCCCAGGTCCCGCAGGGGACGACTCCAGGCCACCAACTCTAGGGACAGAGaacgagagagggagagggaccgGCCTGGTTTGTCAGAACCTGTGGGAGCTGAAAGGAAGTCCAGGATTGACCAATTACGACGCGGAGAGCCGAGCCGCAGCACCTCCTCAG ACCGGCAGGATTCACGCAGTCATAGTTCCAGGCGGAGTTCACCTGACTCTGAGCGACAGGGGAGGTCCCAGTCTCGCGCTGGGTCTTATGATAGTCGGGAGCGTGAACGAGACAGGGAACAGTATGACCGGGAGCGCGATCGTAAAGAACATcgtccacaacaacaacaacaacaacaacagcagcagcagcagcagcaagctcTCCTCCACCCACAGCCCTTGCAACAACAGAGAGACTGGGAATCTGAACCTCGAGACTGGCCTGGTAGGGTGCGAGAGCCCTTGCTCATGCGTCCAGGGCGTGAACCCCTTCTCAGGGACCGGGACATCCGGGATAGAGAACGTCTACTGCCAGATGGACTTCTGCATGAGCGGGAAAGAGATGGCAGAGGTGAGCgtggaggagacagagagagggacagaaTGATGACGGAACCTCTTGGAGATGCTCGGCCTGGGGGGCGAGGGGACATGATGAGACAGGACCGCGGCGAGTATGAGCCGCTGCTTCCAAGAGAAGCGTTTAGCCCATCAGAGTCTGAGAAACCCAGCAACAGCTGTCATCTGGCGCTTGAGCAACGTGAGCTGGAGAAGACTGACAGCATTGACG GAGACGACGATGGGAAAGACGATGACTCTCATTCAATGGCTTCAGTCGGAGAGGAGTATGAACCCATCAGTGATGGCGAGCTGGATGAGATTCTGGCAGACAGTCAGAAAAAAGAAGACCAACAAGATGATGAGAAAGTTACAG GGCCTTTGGATGTCATTGATGTGGACTGGCCCAGTCTGATGCCCAAACAGAAGCAGGAACCCCGAGCAGCAGGGGCAGCACTGCTGCGCTTTACTCCAGGTGCTGTTCTCCTTCGAGCCGGAGTCTCGAAGCGGCTGGCAGGACCTAAACTTATGGAGCGAGTGAAGGAAGTTTGCAAGTCTGAGTTCGATGACCCCAAAG ACGTTGACAAAATGTTTGAACACGACTTGGGGGCCTTGAACATGGCAGCTTTGAACAGACGAGTGGAGCGGGCAGGACTACTGAGGAACTTGGGACCTTGTTGTAAAGCCCTGTGTGCTCGCAGGGATTTCGCCATCCGCCGACAGCTTTTGAGGAATGAGAAG GGCCTAACTAAGCAATATCCTGCCACTCCTGTCGTGGACACTGAGCTGCTGCAAATGAGCATGCGCCTTTTCAGAAGAACTCTAACAGGTCAGGCATCTGCCCCTGAGAGGACTGACAGTAGCTCCGATCCTGCAGTGGAAGTAGCTGCAGCAGGTGGCGACAGCGTGCTGGAGGCTGCTCCtcctgaagtgtgtgtgtcctga
- the zc3h13 gene encoding zinc finger CCCH domain-containing protein 13 isoform X3, with product MSKIRRKVTVENSKTISDSSSSTTTSSSTANPAAPSRRPSVFERLGPSTGSNAADSHCRNWLKTGNCSYGNTCRYTHGAQPRGKGFNFSRSAERPTGDLRERMKNKRQDVEPENLKRDLDEPTSPTARQRDSSRSRHREKEDIKITKERTPGSDEEPTEWETNREDSDIGDYDYELSLEMKRQKIQRELMKLEQENLDKREDIVIKKEETGGKTRTTAPSKPSPEQPSCKDSPKKPTSPKHKGGAKGQGSSKKEKKVAISSPVAETTRASKGSHSKKKGPRTPSPPPPVPLDIPVVGKKHKGKHKNKEKTEEKLKEGKDRGRDTEKHKEKKEKRRDRSDSSHKAKRTLTTDECSESTSSPSRGLSPTLKKKSSSPKILRKNSAPASSPCRSPSPPAQQRQTSSSSHHRSPSSGSSTQQHSPSPVRRRSCSPVYHRSAPPTASNSSPLSPRRSRSPAASHDTSSPHRRSDKSSPVRRRSRDRERSRGDRERSPLERSRYERRDEIRGKREKDSVRDDRNYDSEQVSSRDSRDDRDHREARDRRERGRETTRESRDHRDNRDAKESRESRSTDNRSSQESLERRDRDREREKEREKDKEREKERDRERERLDAHRKEEPPQDERSYGRSQGREDGGRTERNGRGRGRATEASEKGSSRNSRGSQMDSGHDNWESRSSNTRERSADASDRGIDRDRYEGERRGEQARDSSYDRRGGHSDRERRDNRERDQRVSSPNRHQRRSEESERDGRRDERRLDRSDERRDERGRDRDRDREREREKEKDRDREREREKEREAERERIREREREREEREREREEREREREREEREREREEREREREREERERERERKEQREREQRERERQREWEERERERGRDERRERRDDTRDDRTLRDARDDRKTSRKRRRLESSPSPRASPRRGTRDLSPADSDGYNSTEEKSERPAGRGLAKLHPQPLLPSPVCLPSSDSGDKHRLLSQVVRPQEPLLRSPTGGTTSDDKSSHWKEEERRNTGDKRDVRSRHEEPEPRNERSRGSDRRGEPPPEASDFRSRGREPRDSSPATAQTSCDDRDIPGSQDEGKKKVKIQRKGLKKGRKEEENIGGKSVAAVADRFNPEPLIGSAPETPPLLSPRKVTKKKAVERKRKRSRGESDVSEEEASPHQMLNKRKRGPRTPPPALRTDHRSNTDPSPLSKMDTFSDWSDEEVTDRGLPEPTLSTDRGQTDPPRRGGALRTGRDRERCNAPSIAPLLSQDPPMLMQTLTPQPLMSQPLLRKPPPDQVRSSSMGSNQSRTSSRRPRSPSNESAHREELQGPRSRRGRLQATNSRDRERERERDRPGLSEPVGAERKSRIDQLRRGEPSRSTSSDRQDSRSHSSRRSSPDSERQGRSQSRAGSYDSRERERDREQYDRERDRKEHRPQQQQQQQQQQQQQQALLHPQPLQQQRDWESEPRDWPGRVREPLLMRPGREPLLRDRDIRDRERLLPDGLLHERERDGRGERGGDRERDRMMTEPLGDARPGGRGDMMRQDRGEYEPLLPREAFSPSESEKPSNSCHLALEQRELEKTDSIDGDDDGKDDDSHSMASVGEEYEPISDGELDEILADSQKKEDQQDDEKVTGPLDVIDVDWPSLMPKQKQEPRAAGAALLRFTPGAVLLRAGVSKRLAGPKLMERVKEVCKSEFDDPKDVDKMFEHDLGALNMAALNRRVERAGLLRNLGPCCKALCARRDFAIRRQLLRNEKGLTKQYPATPVVDTELLQMSMRLFRRTLTGQASAPERTDSSSDPAVEVAAAGGDSVLEAAPPEVCVS from the exons ATGTCCAAGATTCGGCGGAAAGTAACAGTGGAGAATTCAAAAACCATATCTGACAGTAGCAGCAGCACcacaaccagcagcagcaccgccAACCCCGCAGCCCCTTCTCGTCGACCGAGTGTGTTTGAACGACTTGGGCCAAGTACTGGGAGTAATGCTGCAGAT agTCATTGCAGAAATTGGCTGAAGACCGGAAATTGCAGTTACGGAAATACTTGTCGCTACACCCATGGAGCTCAGCCGCGCGGCAAAGGATTCAACTTCAGTCG GTCAGCAGAGAGACCCACAGGTGATCTGCGGGAGAGGATGAAGAATAAAAGACAGGATGTTGAACCAGAAAACTTGAAGCGAGACTTGGACGAGCCCACTTCCCCCACAGCGAGA CAGAGAGATTCCTCCAGAAGTCGCCATAGAGAAAAGGAGGACATTAAAATTACGAAGGAGAGAACCCCAGGCAGTGACGAAGAGCCCACAGAGTGGGAGACAAatagagaag actcTGATATTGGTGACTACGATTACGAGTTGTCTCTTGAAATGAAGCGTCAGAAGATCCAACGTGAACTTATGAAACTAGAGCAGGAGAATCTGGACAAGCGGGAGGACATTGTCATCAAAAAAGAGGAAACAGGCGGCAAGACGAGAACAACTGCCCCCTCTAAA CCCTCCCCCGAGCAGCCGAGCTGCAAAGATTCACCCAAAAAGCCCACCTCCCCAAAACACAAAGGCGGAGCCAAAGGACAAGGTTCTAGTAAAAAAGAGAAGAAGGTGGCAATTTCATCCCCTGTTGCTGAAACTACCAG AGCTTCAAAAGGAAGCCACAGCAAGAAGAAGGGTCCCAGAACCcccagtcctcctcctccagtcccTCTTGACATCCCCGTAGTTGGAAAGAAACACAAGgggaagcacaaaaacaaagagaagacTGAAGAAAAACTGAAAGAGGGGAAAGATCGTGGACGAGATACTgagaaacacaaagagaaaaaGGAGAAACGCAG GGACCGATCAGACAGTTCCCACAAAGCCAAGCGCACACTGACAACAGATGAATGCTCAGAGAGCACATCATCCCCCTCGCGGGGCTTGTCTCCAACCCTGAAGAAGAAATCCAGCTCCCCTAAAATTCTGCGCAAGAATAGTGCGCCAGCCTCTTCCCCATGCAG GTCTCCATCACCACCTGCCCAACAGCGACAGacctcttcctcttcacacCACCGCTCCCCATCATCTGGCTCCTCGACTCAACAGCACTCGCCGTCCCCTGTCAGGCGCCGCTCCTGTTCTCCAGTCTATCATCGCAGTGCTCCACCCACTGCTTCCAACTCATCTCCACTGAGCCCTCGGCGTTCACGGTCACCAGCTGCCTCACATGACACTTCTTCACCACATCGCCGATCGGATAAGTCTAGTCCTGTCCGTCGACGCTCCAGGGATCGTGAGAGGAGTCGGGGAGATCGAGAAAGGAGTCCTCTAGAGCGCTCCAGATATGAACGGAGAGATG AAATCCGTGGGAAGCGTGAGAAGGACAGCGTGCGTGATGATCGCAACTATGACTCTGAGCAAGTTTCATCCCGAGACAGCCGCGACGACCGTGACCACAGGGAGGCACGTGACCGCAGGGAACGAGGAAGAGAAACAACTCGTGAATCACGTGACCATAGAGATAACAGGGACGCCAAGGAGTCCAGAGAGAGTAGGTCAACAGACAACCGCTCCAGCCAAGAATCATTAGAGCGTCGTGATCGTGACAGGGAGCGAGAaaaggagagggagaaggataaagaacgagagaaggagagagacagggaaaGAGAGAGGCTGGATGCTCACAGGAAGGAAGAGCCACCACAGGATGAAAGATCATATGGTAGAAGCCAAGGACGTGAAGATGGAGGACGAACTGAAAGGAATGGACGGGGAAGAGGCAGAGCCACTGAAGCATCAGAAAAAG gcTCCAGCAGAAATTCCAGAGGTTCCCAAATGGATAGTGGCCATGACAACTGGGAGTCACGGAGCAGTAACACACGTGAGCGAAGCGCAGATGCCTCAGATCGGGGCATAGACCGCGATCGCTATGAAGGAGAGCGTAGAGGTGAACAGGCTCGAGACTCTTCCTATGACAGAAGAGGCGGGCATAGTGATCGGGAGCGCAGAGATAATCGGGAAAGAG ATCAAAGAGTATCATCCCCAAATCGACACCAGAGGAGGTCGGAGGAGTCTGAGAGGGACGGGAGGCGAGATGAACGCAGGCTGGACAGGAGCGATGAGAGACGGGATGAAAGAGGCCGTGACCGAGACAGGGACAGAGAACGAGAACgggagaaagagaaagacagGGATAGGGAAAGAGAACGAGAGAAAGAAAGGGAGGCAGAGCGTGAGCGCATCAGAGAAAGAGAGCGGGAAAGGGAGGAGCGGGAGCGGGAGAGGGAGGAACGAGAGAGGGAAAGGGAGCGTGAAGAGAGGGAAAGGGAACGAgaggagagggaaagagagagggaaCGGGAGGAGAGGGAGCGGGAGCGAGAGCGTAAAGAACAAAGAGAGCGAGAGCAACGGGAAAGGGAGCGGCAGCGGGAatgggaagagagggagagagagcgcgGGAGGGATGAGCGTCGGGAGAGGCGAGATGATACTCGAGATGATCGAACATTGCGGGACGCACGAGATGATCGCAAAACCAG TCGTAAGAGGCGGCGTCTAGAGAGCAGCCCAAGTCCACGAGCGTCTCCAAGGCGAGGAACCCGGGACCTCAGTCCTGCAGACAGCGACGGCTACAACAGCACAGAAGAGAAAAGTGAGCGTCCAGCTGGCCGAGGGTTGGCCAAGCTCCACCCCCAACCCCTCCTCCCCAGCCCAGTGTGTCTGCCTTCATCTGACA GTGGAGACAAACATCGTCTTCTCAGTCAAGTGGTCCGTCCTCAGGAACCTCTGTTGCGTTCTCCGACTGGGGGGACAACCTCAGACGACAAGTCAAGTCACTGGAAAGAGGAAGAGCGCAGAAACACTGGAGACAAGAGAGATGTGCGCAGTCGACACGAAGAACCAGAGCCTCGGAATGAAAGGAGCCGAGGAAGTGACAGACGAGGAGAACCACCACCAGAGGCATCGGACTTTCGGAGTCGAGGCAGAGAGCCTCGGGACTCCAGTCCTGCCACTGCACAGACGAGCTGTGATGACAGAGACATTCCTGGATCCCAGGATGAGGGCAAAAAGAAAGTGAAGATTCAGAGGAAGGGCTTAAAGAAGGGAcgcaaagaggaggagaacattgGAGGCAAAAGTGTTGCTGCCGTTGCAGATCGCTTCAATCCAGAGCCGCTCATTGGTTCTGCTCCAGAAACTCCTCCGCTGCTCTCTCCCAGGAAGGTAACCAAAAAGAAGGCTGTTGAGCGAAAGAGGAAACGGTCCAGAGGTGAGTCGGATGTCTCTGAGGAAGAGGCTTCACCCCATCAGATGCTCAACAAGCGGAAAAGAGGTCCTCGCACGCCACCGCCCGCATTGAGGACAGATCACCGCAGTAACACAGACCCCTCCCCTCTGTCAAAAATGGACACCTTCAGTGATTGGTCAGATGAAGAAGTCACTGATCGTGGACTACCTGAGCCAACACTTTCAACAGATCGAGGTCAAACTGATCCTCCGAGGAGAGGTGGGGCGCTGAGGAcggggagagacagagagagatgtaACGCCCCGTCAATTGCCCCTCTACTGTCTCAGGACCCTCCCATGTTGATGCAGACTCTAACTCCGCAGCCATTGATGTCACAGCCACTCCTGCGCAAACCACCTCCTGACCAGGTACGCAGCAGTAGTATGGGAAGCAACCAGAGCCGCACCTCCTCCAGACGCCCTCGTTCACCGTCCAATGAGTCTGCTCACCGAGAGGAACTACAGGGTCCCAGGTCCCGCAGGGGACGACTCCAGGCCACCAACTCTAGGGACAGAGaacgagagagggagagggaccgGCCTGGTTTGTCAGAACCTGTGGGAGCTGAAAGGAAGTCCAGGATTGACCAATTACGACGCGGAGAGCCGAGCCGCAGCACCTCCTCAG ACCGGCAGGATTCACGCAGTCATAGTTCCAGGCGGAGTTCACCTGACTCTGAGCGACAGGGGAGGTCCCAGTCTCGCGCTGGGTCTTATGATAGTCGGGAGCGTGAACGAGACAGGGAACAGTATGACCGGGAGCGCGATCGTAAAGAACATcgtccacaacaacaacaacaacaacaacagcagcagcagcagcagcaagctcTCCTCCACCCACAGCCCTTGCAACAACAGAGAGACTGGGAATCTGAACCTCGAGACTGGCCTGGTAGGGTGCGAGAGCCCTTGCTCATGCGTCCAGGGCGTGAACCCCTTCTCAGGGACCGGGACATCCGGGATAGAGAACGTCTACTGCCAGATGGACTTCTGCATGAGCGGGAAAGAGATGGCAGAGGTGAGCgtggaggagacagagagagggacagaaTGATGACGGAACCTCTTGGAGATGCTCGGCCTGGGGGGCGAGGGGACATGATGAGACAGGACCGCGGCGAGTATGAGCCGCTGCTTCCAAGAGAAGCGTTTAGCCCATCAGAGTCTGAGAAACCCAGCAACAGCTGTCATCTGGCGCTTGAGCAACGTGAGCTGGAGAAGACTGACAGCATTGACG GAGACGACGATGGGAAAGACGATGACTCTCATTCAATGGCTTCAGTCGGAGAGGAGTATGAACCCATCAGTGATGGCGAGCTGGATGAGATTCTGGCAGACAGTCAGAAAAAAGAAGACCAACAAGATGATGAGAAAGTTACAG GGCCTTTGGATGTCATTGATGTGGACTGGCCCAGTCTGATGCCCAAACAGAAGCAGGAACCCCGAGCAGCAGGGGCAGCACTGCTGCGCTTTACTCCAGGTGCTGTTCTCCTTCGAGCCGGAGTCTCGAAGCGGCTGGCAGGACCTAAACTTATGGAGCGAGTGAAGGAAGTTTGCAAGTCTGAGTTCGATGACCCCAAAG ACGTTGACAAAATGTTTGAACACGACTTGGGGGCCTTGAACATGGCAGCTTTGAACAGACGAGTGGAGCGGGCAGGACTACTGAGGAACTTGGGACCTTGTTGTAAAGCCCTGTGTGCTCGCAGGGATTTCGCCATCCGCCGACAGCTTTTGAGGAATGAGAAG GGCCTAACTAAGCAATATCCTGCCACTCCTGTCGTGGACACTGAGCTGCTGCAAATGAGCATGCGCCTTTTCAGAAGAACTCTAACAGGTCAGGCATCTGCCCCTGAGAGGACTGACAGTAGCTCCGATCCTGCAGTGGAAGTAGCTGCAGCAGGTGGCGACAGCGTGCTGGAGGCTGCTCCtcctgaagtgtgtgtgtcctga